One Brassica oleracea var. oleracea cultivar TO1000 chromosome C7, BOL, whole genome shotgun sequence genomic window carries:
- the LOC106304996 gene encoding glutaredoxin-C9-like: protein MQGTISCSRHYPMIPAAESMRPLPLRTQGNGESVRTLVEENAVMVIGRKGCCMCLVVKRLLFGLGVNPAVLEIDEKREVEVMSELEKIGVKGGRETVMLPAVYIGGMLFGGLDRVMATHISGELVPILKEVGALWL, encoded by the coding sequence ATGCAAGGAACAATTTCTTGTTCAAGGCACTATCCTATGATCCCCGCAGCGGAATCTATGCGGCCGCTGCCGCTTAGAACACAGGGAAACGGTGAGAGCGTTCGGACGTTGGTGGAGGAGAACGCGGTTATGGTAATTGGACGGAAAGGATGTTGTATGTGCCTCGTTGTGAAGAGGCTGCTCTTTGGACTTGGAGTAAATCCGGCGGTTCTTGAGATCGATGAGAAGAGGGAAGTGGAAGTTATGAGTGAACTAGAGAAGATTGGCGTCAAAGGCGGCAGAGAAACGGTGATGTTACCGGCGGTTTATATAGGAGGGATGTTGTTTGGAGGGTTAGATAGGGTTATGGCAACTCATATCTCCGGTGAGTTGGTTCCAATTCTTAAGGAGGTCGGAGCTTTGTGGCTGTGA
- the LOC106304693 gene encoding endogenous alpha-amylase/subtilisin inhibitor-like translates to MNNNKTAIPFLFISLFLLVSAAAVTTGAEVKHVKDTNGNPIQRQTQYFIQPASGKKEGGLVPTSIDLAHSCQLGVVQTVLPFQPGIPITFSTPFFDIGNDIWINTNLTIAFESLIWPCPSSKIWKVESSSSCTNKRYVTTGGSSSRKDSFFRIQKYGNEQNTYKLVHYQSYSAINGIKSVGTTTSFYGDPILVLNDDDDDNNAFPVKFRKVETSTDNLFQNFSLRMLLRLMFSKLYYGK, encoded by the coding sequence ATGAATAACAATAAGACAGCAATCCCATTCTTATTCATCTCTTTGTTCCTTCTAGTCTCGGCTGCTGCGGTAACAACCGGGGCAGAAGTAAAACACGTCAAAGACACAAACGGAAACCCAATTCAGAGACAGACCCAATACTTCATCCAACCAGCTTCAGGCAAGAAAGAAGGCGGTCTTGTCCCAACAAGCATTGACTTAGCCCATTCGTGTCAACTAGGTGTTGTCCAAACAGTCCTTCCATTTCAACCAGGCATACCTATTACTTTCTCTACTCCATTCTTCGACATAGGCAATGATATATGGATAAACACGAACCTAACAATCGCTTTTGAGTCACTGATCTGGCCATGCCCTTCCTCAAAGATATGGAAAGTTGAATCCTCGTCGTCGTGTACCAACAAGCGTTATGTAACGACTGGTGGTAGCTCTAGCAGGAAAGATAGCTTTTTTAGGATTCAGAAATATGGAAACGAACAAAATACTTACAAGCTCGTTCATTACCAGAGTTACTCGGCTATAAACGGTATTAAGAGTGTTGGTACCACCACCAGCTTTTACGGTGACCCCATACTTGTTCTTAACGATGATGATGACGATAACAATGCCTTTCCAGTTAAGTTCCGTAAGGTTGAGACATCCACGGATAATTTATTTCAGAATTTTAGTCTAAGAATGCTTCTGAGACTAATGTTTAGTAAGTTGTATTATGGAAAATAA
- the LOC106304260 gene encoding NAC domain-containing protein 10-like isoform X1 has protein sequence MSWCDDSDDNYDPNLDRASNIDHPSIQLKNQSHSCVTSAPDSKIIIEAPIVMTCSSCGQKIHQQDEQVGSIKDLPSLPAGVKFDPSDKEILMHLEAKVSSDKRNLHPLIDEFIPTLEGENGICYTHPEKLPVMSTGVSKDGQVRHFFHRPSKAYTTGTRKRRKVRTDEEGHETRWHKTGKTRPILSQAGVAGFKKILVLYTNYGRQKKPEKTNWVIHQYHLGHSEDEKDGEPVLSKVFYQTQPRQCGGSTEPKPKSRVNLNRFSYENHASFGYEHEGKNEENTQVIREGDVACSFLSFTCDASKGKESFMKKI, from the exons ATGAGTTGGTGTGATGATTCAGATGATAACTACGATCCCAATCTTGACAGAGCATCCAACATTGATCATCCATCAATTCAACTCAAAAACCAATCCCATTCATGTGTCACGAGCGCTCCAGATTCCAAGATTATCATTGAAGCTCCCATCGTCATGACTTGTTCTTCTTGTGGACAAAAGATCCATCAACAAGACGAACAG GTTGGCAGCATCAAAGATTTACCAAGCTTACCGGCAGGAGTCAAGTTCGACCCGTCGGATAAAGAGATCCTTATGCATTTGGAGGCGAAGGTCTCATCCGATAAAAGAAATCTTCATCCGTTGATCGATGAATTTATACCTACGCTTGAAGGAGAGAATGGAATTTGTTATACGCATCCTGAGAAACTTCCTG TTATGTCAACAGGAGTAAGCAAAGACGGTCAAGTACGGCACTTCTTCCACCGGCCATCTAAGGCTTACACTACCGGAACACGAAAACGTAGAAAAGTGCGCACAGATGAGGAAGGCCACGAGACACGGTGGCACAAAACGGGCAAGACCCGACCCATTTTGTCCCAAGCAGGAGTAGCCGGTTTCAAGAAAATCCTAGTGCTCTACACGAACTATGGTCGCCAGAAGAAGCCCGAGAAGACCAATTGGGTGATACATCAGTATCACTTAGGCCACAGCGAGGATGAAAAAGACGGTGAACCAGTTCTTTCTAAAGTCTTTTACCAAACACAACCTAGGCAATGCGGTGGTTCGACCGAACCTAAACCGAAGAGTCGGGTAAACCTAAACCGATTTAGTTATGAAAATCATGCCAGTTTTGGGTATGAGCATGAAGGAAAAAATGAAGAGAACACGCAGGTGATTCGTGAAGGAGATGTGGCATGTTCATTTCTTAGTTTTACTTGTGACGCAAGTAAAGGTAAAGAAAGTTTTATGAAGAAGATATGA
- the LOC106304260 gene encoding NAC domain-containing protein 10-like isoform X2 gives MSWCDDSDDNYDPNLDRASNIDHPSIQLKNQSHSCVTSAPDSKIIIEAPIVMTCSSCGQKIHQQDEQVGSIKDLPSLPAGVKFDPSDKEILMHLEAKVSSDKRNLHPLIDEFIPTLEGENGICYTHPEKLPGVSKDGQVRHFFHRPSKAYTTGTRKRRKVRTDEEGHETRWHKTGKTRPILSQAGVAGFKKILVLYTNYGRQKKPEKTNWVIHQYHLGHSEDEKDGEPVLSKVFYQTQPRQCGGSTEPKPKSRVNLNRFSYENHASFGYEHEGKNEENTQVIREGDVACSFLSFTCDASKGKESFMKKI, from the exons ATGAGTTGGTGTGATGATTCAGATGATAACTACGATCCCAATCTTGACAGAGCATCCAACATTGATCATCCATCAATTCAACTCAAAAACCAATCCCATTCATGTGTCACGAGCGCTCCAGATTCCAAGATTATCATTGAAGCTCCCATCGTCATGACTTGTTCTTCTTGTGGACAAAAGATCCATCAACAAGACGAACAG GTTGGCAGCATCAAAGATTTACCAAGCTTACCGGCAGGAGTCAAGTTCGACCCGTCGGATAAAGAGATCCTTATGCATTTGGAGGCGAAGGTCTCATCCGATAAAAGAAATCTTCATCCGTTGATCGATGAATTTATACCTACGCTTGAAGGAGAGAATGGAATTTGTTATACGCATCCTGAGAAACTTCCTG GAGTAAGCAAAGACGGTCAAGTACGGCACTTCTTCCACCGGCCATCTAAGGCTTACACTACCGGAACACGAAAACGTAGAAAAGTGCGCACAGATGAGGAAGGCCACGAGACACGGTGGCACAAAACGGGCAAGACCCGACCCATTTTGTCCCAAGCAGGAGTAGCCGGTTTCAAGAAAATCCTAGTGCTCTACACGAACTATGGTCGCCAGAAGAAGCCCGAGAAGACCAATTGGGTGATACATCAGTATCACTTAGGCCACAGCGAGGATGAAAAAGACGGTGAACCAGTTCTTTCTAAAGTCTTTTACCAAACACAACCTAGGCAATGCGGTGGTTCGACCGAACCTAAACCGAAGAGTCGGGTAAACCTAAACCGATTTAGTTATGAAAATCATGCCAGTTTTGGGTATGAGCATGAAGGAAAAAATGAAGAGAACACGCAGGTGATTCGTGAAGGAGATGTGGCATGTTCATTTCTTAGTTTTACTTGTGACGCAAGTAAAGGTAAAGAAAGTTTTATGAAGAAGATATGA
- the LOC106306383 gene encoding receptor-like protein kinase HSL1, with the protein MYLLYFFLFFPAVFSLNQEGSILQQVKLSLDDPNSSLSNWNPRDDSPCHWSGVSCGGAFSSVTSVDLSDANLAGPFPSLICRLPNLSSLSLYNNSINSTLPLDIGACKTLKTLDLSQNLLTGELPHTLADLPLLTSLDLNGNNFSGDIPASFSRFETLEVLSLVFNLLDGAIPPFLGNITSLKMLNLSYNPFTPGRIPPELGNLTNLEVMWLTECNLIGQIPDSLSQLTKLVDLDLALNDLVGPIPRSLGGLTSVVQIELYNNSLTGTIPPELGNLKSLRLLDASMNQLTGSIPDELCRVPLESLNLYENNLEGELPASIASSPNLYELRIFGNRLSGELPRDLGRNSPLKWLDFSDNEFSGELPPDLCSKGELEELLIIHNSFSGAIPESLGDCRSLTRVRLAYNRFSGQVPTGFWGLPHVYLLELINNSFSGEIAKTIGGAANLSLLILTNNEFTGGLPEEIGSLNNLNQLSASGNKLSGFLPESLMNLGELSTLDLQGNRFSGELSPKIKSWKKLNELNLAGNQFSGSIPNEIGSLSVLNYLDLSGNLFSGEIPVSLQGLKLNQLNLSNNRLTGDIPPSLAKEMYKNSFLGNPGLCGDIKGLCGYKDEAKSKGYVWLLRSIFVLAAVVFVAGLVWFYFKYSTFKKARAVERSKWTVMSFHKLGFSENEILESLDEDNVIGAGSSGKVYKVVLTNGETVAVKRLWTGGSVKETGGDSDLEKGERSGPKDEAFEAEVETLGKIRHKNIVKLWCCCTTRDCKLLVYEYMPNGSLGDLLHSSKGGTLGWETRFKIILDAAEGLSYLHHDCVPPIVHRDVKSNNILIDGDYGARVADFGVAKVVDSTGKAPKSMSVIAGSCGYIAPEYAYTLRVNEKSDIYSFGVVILEIVTRKRPISPELGEKDLVKWVCSTLDQKGVEHVIDPKLDSCFKEEISKILNIGLLCTSPLPINRPSMRRVVKMLQEIGGVDDESRNKTREDKDGKLTPYYNEEASDQGSVA; encoded by the exons ATGTATCTTCTCTATTTCTTCCTGTTTTTTCCCGCCGTCTTCTCTCTGAACCAAGAAGGCTCTATTCTTCAGCAAGTCAAGCTCTCTCTCGACGACCCAAACTCTTCACTCTCCAACTGGAACCCCCGAGACGACTCGCCGTGTCACTGGTCCGGCGTCTCCTGCGGCGGAGCTTTCTCCTCCGTCACTTCCGTCGACCTCTCCGACGCTAACCTCGCCGGACCTTTCCCTTCCCTCATCTGCCGTCTCCCCAACTTGTCATCTCTCTCACTGTACAATAACTCCATCAACTCCACGCTCCCCCTCGACATCGGAGCTTGCAAGACTCTCAAGACTCTCGATCTCTCGCAGAACCTCCTCACCGGCGAGCTTCCCCACACACTCGCCGATCTCCCCCTCTTGACGTCGCTTGATCTAAACGGAAACAACTTCTCCGGCGACATTCCGGCGAGTTTCTCCCGGTTTGAAACGCTCGAGGTTCTTTCTCTCGTCTTCAACCTCTTAGACGGAGCCATCCCGCCGTTTCTAGGCAACATCACCTCCCTCAAGATGCTCAACTTATCCTACAACCCGTTTACTCCGGGTCGGATCCCGCCGGAGCTCGGAAACTTGACGAATCTCGAAGTCATGTGGCTCACAGAGTGCAACTTAATCGGACAGATCCCTGACTCGCTGAGTCAACTCACCAAACTCGTTGATCTGGACCTCGCGCTCAACGACCTGGTGGGTCCCATCCCTCGCTCCTTAGGCGGGTTAACGAGCGTCGTTCAGATTGAGTTATACAACAACTCGTTGACCGGTACAATTCCGCCGGAGCTCGGGAATTTGAAATCACTAAGACTTCTCGACGCGTCAATGAATCAGTTAACCGGTTCTATACCGGACGAGCTCTGCCGCGTGCCGTTGGAGAGTTTGAATCTTTACGAGAACAATCTCGAAGGCGAGCTTCCGGCGAGTATAGCTTCGTCGCCGAACTTGTACGAGCTCAGGATCTTCGGAAACCGTCTCTCCGGCGAGTTGCCAAGAGACCTCGGTCGTAACTCGCCGCTGAAATGGTTAGACTTTTCCGATAACGAATTCTCCGGCGAGTTGCCGCCGGATCTCTGTTCTAAAGGGGAGCTGGAGGAGTTGCTGATTATACACAACTCCTTCTCCGGCGCTATACCGGAGAGTCTAGGAGATTGCAGGAGCTTGACGCGTGTCCGGTTAGCGTATAACCGGTTTTCCGGTCAAGTTCCGACCGGTTTCTGGGGGTTGCCTCACGTTTACTTGCTCGAGCTCATCAACAACTCGTTCTCCGGCGAGATTGCAAAGACCATAGGAGGCGCGGCGAACCTCTCGCTGTTGATTCTGACCAACAATGAGTTCACCGGAGGGTTACCGGAGGAGATTGGTTCTTTGAACAACCTTAATCAGTTGTCGGCAAGTGGAAACAAGCTAAGTGGCTTTTTGCCTGAAAGCTTGATGAATCTTGGGGAGTTAAGTACTCTTGATCTTCAAGGAAACCGGTTCTCCGGGGAGTTATCTCCTAAAATCAAGTCATGGAAGAAGCTAAACGAGTTGAACTTAGCCGGTAACCAGTTTTCCGGTTCAATCCCTAACGAGATCGGAAGTTTATCAGTCTTGAACTATCTTGATCTCTCTGGTAACCTTTTCTCCGGGGAGATCCCGGTTTCGTTGCAGGGTTTGAAACTAAACCAGCTGAATCTTTCGAATAACCGGTTAACCGGTGACATACCGCCTTCTTTAGCTAAAGAGATGTACAAGAACAGCTTCTTAGGGAACCCTGGGCTGTGCGGGGATATAAAAGGATTGTGTGGGTACAAGGATGAAGCTAAGAGCAAAGGCTATGTATGGCTTCTCAGATCGATCTTCGTACTAGCTGCTGTGGTGTTTGTTGCGGGTTTGGTTTGGTTCTACTTCAAGTACAGCACTTTCAAGAAAGCAAGAGCTGTGGAGAGATCTAAGTGGACTGTCATGTCGTTCCACAAGCTAGGTTTCAGTGAGAACGAGATTCTTGAAAGCTTAGATGAAGACAATGTGATTGGAGCTGGATCTTCAGGTAAGGTCTACAAGGTTGTACTCACCAATGGAGAAACCGTTGCTGTTAAACGTTTATGGACAGGAGGATCAGTTAAAGAGACAGGAGGAGACAGTGATCTAGAGAAAGGCGAGAGATCTGGTCCCAAAGACGAGGCCTTTGAGGCTGAAGTAGAGACATTGGGTAAGATAAGGCATAAGAACATTGTGAAGCTATGGTGTTGCTGCACCACAAGAGATTGCAAGCTATTGGTTTATGAGTACATGCCTAATGGTAGCTTGGGAGATTTGCTTCACAGCAGCAAAGGAGGAACGTTGGGATGGGAAACGAGGTTTAAAATTATCTTAGATGCGGCCGAGGGGCTTTCTTATCTTCACCATGATTGTGTTCCTCCGATTGTGCATAGAGATGTTAAGTCCAACAATATTTTGATCGATGGAGATTATGGTGCAAGGGTTGCTGATTTTGGAGTGGCTAAAGTCGTTGACTCGACCGGAAAAGCTCCTAAGTCCATGTCTGTGATCGCTGGTTCATGCGGTTACATTGCACCAG AATATGCATACACGCTTCGTGTGAACGAGAAGAGCGACATCTACAGTTTCGGGGTGGTGATACTTGAGATAGTGACTAGGAAACGACCCATTTCTCCAGAGCTAGGGGAGAAGGATTTGGTTAAATGGGTATGCTCGACGTTGGACCAGAAAGGTGTGGAGCATGTGATAGACCCGAAGCTAGACTCTTGTTTCAAAGAAGAGATAAGCAAGATCCTCAACATTGGGCTTCTCTGCACGAGTCCGTTGCCTATTAACCGACCCTCGATGAGACGTGTGGTCAAGATGTTGCAAGAAATTGGCGGTGTTGACGACGAAAGCCGAAACAAAACGAGAGAAGATAAGGATGGGAAGTTAACACCTTACTACAATGAAGAAGCCTCGGACCAAGGAAGTGTAGCTTGA